A window of the Verminephrobacter eiseniae EF01-2 genome harbors these coding sequences:
- the hisD gene encoding histidinol dehydrogenase: MKSINLIELSKLSPQQRKSLMLRTESDLSTYANAVLPIIEDVRNRGDAALVHYAAQFEGAAIGLDSIRVSPAEFDAAFAMLDPKVVAAIEYGIENIRSFHTAQKPVQYWMKELRPGAFAGERITPIDTVALYVPRGKGSFPSTVMMLCVPAVVAQVPTAYILTPAGPDGRVDAATLVAARLAGIETIFKVGGSQAVAAAAFGTSTIPKADKILGPGSPWVMAAKRALVDHLDPGIPAGPSESIVFADASADARLAALDVLIEAEHGPDSSAFLVTTSRAIASAAIDWIAHFWNEMSARRVEFSATVLTGPRGGVLLADSVPSAMDFINDYAPEHLEILGAEPFGYLHQIRNAGEILLGHATPMSIANFVLGPNAVLPTSFGAKTVSALSVHDFIKRTSIGYVTTKAFPPMAAMGRELAIYEGFDAHALALAPQRFDPPVARTQPMAAE; this comes from the coding sequence ATGAAATCGATCAACCTCATCGAACTGTCGAAACTCTCCCCGCAGCAGAGAAAATCCCTGATGCTGCGCACGGAAAGCGACCTGTCCACCTATGCCAATGCGGTATTGCCCATCATCGAAGATGTCAGAAACCGAGGCGATGCGGCCCTGGTGCATTACGCAGCGCAATTCGAGGGCGCAGCGATCGGGTTGGACTCCATCCGGGTATCCCCTGCCGAGTTCGACGCCGCGTTCGCCATGCTCGACCCCAAGGTCGTGGCCGCCATCGAATACGGCATCGAGAACATCCGCTCGTTTCATACGGCCCAAAAGCCGGTTCAGTACTGGATGAAAGAACTGCGTCCCGGTGCATTTGCCGGCGAACGGATCACCCCCATCGATACGGTCGCCCTGTATGTGCCGCGCGGCAAAGGCTCATTTCCCAGCACCGTGATGATGCTGTGTGTTCCGGCCGTGGTGGCCCAAGTCCCGACGGCCTACATCCTGACCCCCGCCGGACCCGATGGCCGGGTCGACGCCGCCACCCTGGTTGCCGCCCGGCTCGCCGGTATCGAAACCATCTTCAAAGTCGGCGGCTCGCAAGCGGTTGCGGCTGCGGCTTTTGGCACCTCGACCATCCCCAAGGCAGACAAGATACTGGGCCCGGGCAGCCCATGGGTCATGGCGGCCAAGCGGGCGCTGGTCGACCACCTGGACCCGGGCATCCCCGCAGGGCCGAGTGAATCGATCGTGTTTGCCGACGCCTCTGCCGACGCCCGTCTGGCGGCACTCGATGTGTTGATCGAAGCCGAGCATGGCCCGGATTCATCCGCATTTCTGGTGACCACCAGCAGGGCCATTGCATCCGCAGCCATCGATTGGATAGCGCATTTCTGGAACGAAATGAGCGCCCGGCGCGTCGAGTTCTCGGCAACGGTATTGACCGGCCCGCGCGGCGGCGTCTTGTTGGCCGATTCAGTGCCCAGCGCGATGGACTTCATCAACGACTACGCGCCGGAACACCTCGAAATCCTCGGCGCAGAACCATTCGGGTATCTCCACCAGATCCGCAACGCCGGCGAGATACTGTTGGGCCATGCCACACCCATGTCGATCGCCAACTTCGTACTGGGGCCGAACGCGGTTCTGCCGACATCATTCGGGGCCAAAACCGTGTCCGCCTTGTCGGTGCATGATTTCATCAAACGCACATCGATAGGCTACGTCACCACCAAGGCATTTCCCCCCATGGCAGCCATGGGGCGCGAATTGGCCATTTACGAGGGATTCGACGCGCATGCACTGGCGCTTGCGCCGCAGCGGTTCGATCCCCCCGTGGCCCGGACGCAACCAATGGCTGCCGAATGA
- a CDS encoding ABC transporter permease: MTGMTKERRAPYWLVAPGLLVFLGLVIIPLGMTALLSFYDWGQYKGIVAEFTLKNWIEIATDSYFFEIFLRSFRIALLVTLATMLIGVPQAYILRRMSPGWRSVFLFVVIGPLLVSVVARTLGWALLLGSTGVVNQGLIALGLIRAPLEFMFTETGVIIALTHVLIPFMILAVWASLQRLDPQIENAAMSLGAGGLTIWRRVILPQIVPGILSGAIIVFALAASAFASPAIIGGRRLKVAATLAYDEFLNTLNWPLGAAVAMFLLVALVAIIVGSNRLIERRFAPVFE; the protein is encoded by the coding sequence ATGACCGGCATGACCAAAGAACGCCGCGCGCCCTACTGGCTGGTCGCACCGGGGCTGCTGGTCTTCCTCGGTCTGGTCATCATTCCATTGGGCATGACGGCCTTGCTCTCGTTCTACGACTGGGGGCAATACAAGGGCATCGTGGCCGAGTTCACACTGAAGAATTGGATCGAGATCGCGACCGATTCCTATTTTTTCGAGATCTTCCTGCGCAGTTTCCGGATCGCGTTGCTGGTGACGTTGGCGACGATGCTGATCGGTGTGCCGCAGGCTTACATCCTGCGGCGGATGTCGCCCGGCTGGCGCAGCGTCTTCCTGTTCGTCGTCATCGGGCCGCTGCTGGTGTCGGTGGTGGCGCGCACGCTGGGCTGGGCGCTGCTGCTGGGTTCGACCGGGGTCGTCAACCAGGGCTTGATCGCGCTCGGACTGATTCGCGCGCCGCTGGAATTCATGTTCACCGAGACGGGCGTCATCATCGCGCTCACCCATGTGCTGATACCGTTCATGATCCTGGCCGTCTGGGCCTCGCTGCAACGGCTCGACCCGCAGATCGAGAACGCGGCGATGTCGCTGGGCGCCGGCGGGTTGACGATCTGGCGGCGGGTGATCCTGCCGCAGATCGTGCCGGGCATTCTCTCCGGTGCGATCATCGTCTTCGCGCTGGCCGCCAGCGCCTTTGCTTCGCCGGCGATCATCGGCGGGCGGCGGCTCAAGGTGGCCGCGACGTTGGCCTATGACGAGTTCCTGAACACGCTGAACTGGCCGCTCGGCGCGGCGGTGGCGATGTTTTTGCTCGTTGCGCTGGTGGCCATCATCGTCGGCTCGAACCGACTGATCGAGCGCCGCTTCGCGCCGGTGTTCGAATAG
- a CDS encoding NAD(P)/FAD-dependent oxidoreductase: MTSTAQRKEADIAVIGGGVVGAALALGLARCGAVVTVLDGGDGALCASGGNFALIWVQSKGLGMPEYALWSRRSAQDWHGLAALLQDEAGIDVAHSQPGGFTPCLSEAELEKRATAIQRLYRQPGLADFRYEVLDHAETRRRLPDISKHVVGAIYSPLDGHVNSLRLWRALRAAGARRGIDYRASHVVGSIRPRDGGFRIGFHSGFHRPGHWGEIDAGRVVLAAGLGNARLAPMVGLAAPLQPRKGQIIVTEKTAAFLHHPMASLRQTDEGGIMIGDSQEDCGFDTGVGQSVIAVMAERAVRTFARLAALHVVRSWSALRVMSPDGFPIYQQSHSHPGAFVVTCHSGVTLAANHVLTLAPAIFAGQLPESVARFSARRFDVPPHV, from the coding sequence ATGACGAGCACGGCACAGCGCAAGGAGGCGGACATCGCCGTCATCGGCGGCGGGGTGGTTGGCGCCGCGCTGGCCTTGGGCCTGGCCCGCTGCGGTGCGGTGGTCACCGTGCTGGACGGGGGCGATGGCGCCTTGTGCGCCTCGGGCGGCAATTTTGCGCTGATCTGGGTGCAGTCCAAGGGCCTGGGCATGCCCGAGTACGCCCTGTGGTCACGCCGTTCGGCGCAGGACTGGCATGGCCTGGCGGCCCTGTTGCAGGACGAGGCCGGTATCGATGTCGCCCATAGCCAGCCCGGCGGCTTCACGCCTTGCCTGTCGGAGGCGGAACTGGAAAAGCGCGCCACCGCGATACAGCGGCTGTACCGCCAACCGGGCCTTGCCGACTTCCGCTACGAGGTTCTCGACCATGCCGAGACCCGGCGGCGATTGCCCGATATCAGCAAACATGTGGTCGGTGCCATCTACAGCCCGCTGGACGGTCATGTGAATTCGCTCCGGCTCTGGCGCGCGCTGCGCGCGGCCGGTGCGCGCCGTGGCATCGACTACCGTGCCAGCCATGTGGTCGGGTCGATCAGGCCCCGTGACGGGGGCTTTCGCATCGGTTTTCACTCCGGCTTTCACCGTCCCGGGCACTGGGGCGAGATCGACGCCGGCCGGGTGGTGCTCGCTGCCGGTCTGGGCAATGCGCGGCTTGCGCCCATGGTCGGTCTGGCGGCGCCGCTCCAGCCGCGCAAGGGCCAGATCATCGTCACCGAAAAAACCGCCGCCTTCCTGCACCACCCGATGGCGAGCCTGCGCCAGACCGACGAGGGCGGCATCATGATCGGCGACAGCCAGGAGGATTGTGGCTTCGATACCGGCGTCGGCCAGTCCGTGATCGCGGTCATGGCCGAGCGCGCGGTGCGCACCTTTGCGCGTCTGGCCGCTTTGCATGTCGTGCGCAGTTGGTCGGCGCTGCGCGTGATGAGCCCGGACGGCTTTCCGATCTATCAGCAGTCGCACAGCCATCCCGGCGCCTTCGTCGTCACCTGCCATTCCGGCGTGACGCTGGCCGCCAACCATGTACTGACGCTCGCCCCGGCCATCTTCGCCGGCCAACTGCCCGAGTCGGTGGCGCGCTTTTCCGCACGGAGGTTCGATGTTCCGCCCCATGTTTGA
- a CDS encoding NAD(P)/FAD-dependent oxidoreductase produces the protein MKALTAPGQLAQSYDLVVVGAGPAGLSAATTAAQHGLDVLLVDENPAPGGQIYRAITSTPISDRAVLGQDYWRGADIVARFERAPASYAARCTLWSVTPHATRHHGQAFEVGLSQGGCARLIDARQLILATGAQERPFPIPGWTLPGVMSAGAAQIALKSAAIVPAGRTVVAGCGPLLYLLARQLAAAGAEIVALLDTTPRRYWSRAAAALPDFLRSPYALAGLKLLAGLHLNRRLRFVGGVTGLSGAGQDRLAAVTFVRDGRTARIDCDTLLLHQGLIPGVNLSNAAGCAHDFSAAGHCWVPRLDDWFTSSVPGIAIAGDGAGIAGAESAALRGEIAALAVAERLGRIDLAARERAATPLRAQLARALRGRRFLDLLYQPAAQFLAPPQDDTIVCRCEEVTAGQIRDSAKRLGVTGPNRMKAFLRCGMGPCQGRLCGPTVVELIAQTHGMTPAQVGYYRLRPPVKPVTLAELAALPQTEAAIEAVVP, from the coding sequence ATGAAAGCCTTGACTGCGCCCGGCCAACTCGCCCAAAGCTACGACCTGGTCGTCGTTGGCGCCGGCCCGGCCGGTTTGTCCGCCGCCACCACGGCGGCGCAGCATGGGCTCGATGTGCTGCTGGTCGACGAGAACCCGGCTCCGGGCGGGCAGATCTACCGGGCCATCACGAGCACTCCCATCAGCGACCGCGCCGTGCTCGGCCAGGACTATTGGCGTGGCGCCGATATCGTCGCGCGCTTCGAACGTGCGCCAGCCAGCTATGCCGCGCGCTGCACGCTCTGGTCGGTGACGCCGCACGCAACACGGCACCATGGCCAGGCGTTCGAGGTCGGCCTGTCGCAGGGCGGCTGCGCCCGCCTGATCGATGCGCGCCAGCTCATTTTGGCCACCGGCGCACAGGAGCGGCCATTTCCGATCCCCGGCTGGACCTTGCCCGGCGTGATGAGCGCCGGCGCGGCGCAGATCGCGCTCAAGAGCGCCGCCATCGTGCCGGCAGGGCGCACCGTGGTCGCCGGCTGCGGCCCGTTGCTGTATCTGCTCGCCCGCCAGTTGGCGGCGGCGGGGGCCGAGATCGTTGCGCTGCTGGACACCACGCCGCGCCGCTATTGGTCCAGGGCTGCGGCTGCGCTGCCCGATTTCCTGCGCTCGCCGTATGCGCTCGCCGGGTTGAAACTGCTGGCGGGGCTGCATCTGAACCGCCGTCTGCGCTTTGTCGGCGGCGTCACCGGCCTGTCTGGCGCGGGGCAGGACAGGCTCGCCGCCGTCACCTTCGTGCGCGACGGCCGGACCGCGCGCATCGACTGCGATACGCTGCTGCTGCACCAGGGCCTGATCCCCGGCGTCAACCTCTCCAACGCCGCCGGTTGCGCGCATGATTTCAGCGCCGCCGGGCATTGCTGGGTGCCGCGTCTGGACGACTGGTTCACCTCGTCCGTGCCCGGCATCGCCATCGCCGGCGATGGCGCCGGCATCGCCGGGGCCGAGAGCGCGGCCTTGCGCGGTGAAATCGCAGCGCTGGCCGTGGCCGAGCGGCTGGGCCGCATCGACCTGGCTGCGCGCGAGCGCGCGGCCACACCGCTGCGCGCGCAACTGGCGCGCGCGCTGCGCGGCCGGCGCTTTCTCGATCTGCTGTACCAACCGGCTGCGCAATTCCTCGCCCCGCCGCAGGATGACACCATCGTCTGCCGCTGCGAGGAGGTCACGGCCGGCCAGATCCGCGACAGCGCCAAGCGTCTGGGCGTCACCGGCCCGAACCGGATGAAAGCCTTTCTGCGCTGCGGCATGGGGCCATGCCAAGGGCGGCTGTGCGGGCCGACCGTGGTCGAACTGATTGCGCAGACCCATGGCATGACGCCGGCGCAGGTCGGCTACTACCGGCTACGCCCGCCGGTCAAGCCGGTCACGCTCGCCGAACTCGCGGCCCTGCCACAGACCGAGGCGGCCATCGAGGCCGTGGTGCCGTGA
- a CDS encoding NAD(P)/FAD-dependent oxidoreductase, whose protein sequence is MNAQRRHADVIVIGAGIHGCSSALHCAMRGLSVIVLEKDHAGRHASGVNAGGVRQLARDVAEIALSNAAMALWHRIGELVDDDCGFSSDGQVLVAETEADLADCRARVDMLRLRGFDHEELIDARELRRLIPAISGACPGGVVSRRDGAANPLRTTQAFKRKAQALGASIREGVHAAKVLRDGALWCVQTDAGKFTAPRLVNAAGAWADRIAAGLGEPVPLTVIAPMLMITEPLPAFIAPVVITRRRKLSLKQWANGTVLIGGGHRGWPLRDENRTLLDWQQLATSARTVQDLFPVMRTASILRAWAGIEARMPDDLPVFGPSARHEGVYHQFGFSAHGFQLGPGAGAVMAEIIATGRSSVAIDGLGIGRFALARQDAAPDAGQGRSA, encoded by the coding sequence GTGAACGCGCAGCGCCGCCATGCCGACGTCATCGTCATCGGCGCGGGCATCCATGGCTGCTCGAGCGCATTGCACTGCGCGATGCGCGGGCTGTCGGTGATCGTGCTGGAGAAAGACCATGCCGGCCGCCATGCCTCGGGCGTCAATGCCGGCGGCGTGCGCCAGCTCGCCCGCGATGTCGCGGAGATTGCGCTCTCGAACGCGGCCATGGCGCTCTGGCACCGGATCGGCGAACTCGTCGACGATGATTGCGGCTTCAGTTCGGACGGCCAGGTCCTGGTCGCCGAGACCGAAGCCGATCTGGCGGACTGCCGCGCGCGCGTCGACATGTTGAGATTGCGCGGCTTTGACCATGAGGAACTGATCGACGCCCGGGAATTGCGCCGGCTGATACCCGCGATTTCCGGCGCCTGCCCCGGCGGTGTGGTTTCGCGGCGCGATGGCGCTGCCAACCCGCTGCGCACGACGCAGGCCTTCAAGCGCAAGGCGCAGGCGCTCGGTGCCAGCATCCGCGAGGGCGTGCATGCAGCAAAGGTGCTGCGCGACGGTGCGCTCTGGTGCGTTCAGACCGATGCCGGCAAGTTCACCGCGCCGCGCCTGGTCAATGCCGCCGGTGCCTGGGCCGACCGGATCGCCGCCGGCCTGGGCGAACCAGTGCCGCTCACGGTGATCGCGCCGATGCTGATGATCACGGAGCCGCTGCCGGCCTTTATCGCGCCGGTGGTGATCACGCGGCGGCGCAAGCTCTCGCTCAAGCAATGGGCCAATGGCACGGTGCTGATCGGCGGCGGCCACCGCGGCTGGCCCCTGCGCGATGAAAATCGCACCCTCCTCGACTGGCAGCAGCTCGCCACCAGTGCCCGGACGGTTCAGGATCTGTTCCCGGTCATGCGCACGGCAAGCATCCTGCGCGCCTGGGCCGGCATCGAGGCTCGCATGCCCGACGATCTGCCGGTCTTCGGACCCAGCGCCAGGCATGAGGGCGTCTATCACCAGTTCGGCTTCTCCGCCCATGGCTTCCAGCTCGGCCCCGGCGCTGGCGCGGTCATGGCCGAGATCATTGCGACAGGCCGCAGCAGCGTTGCGATCGACGGCCTGGGCATTGGCCGCTTTGCCTTGGCAAGGCAAGACGCAGCGCCCGATGCGGGCCAGGGCCGCAGCGCCTGA
- a CDS encoding (2Fe-2S)-binding protein produces MFRPMFDTGKGPAAASGARLAFTFDGRPLTGRAGDTVAAALLANGVTACRATPVSGAPRAPYCMMGICFECLVVIDGIGNRQGCLEPLRAGMRIATQHGRRQTGQVHG; encoded by the coding sequence ATGTTCCGCCCCATGTTTGATACCGGAAAAGGCCCGGCCGCAGCCAGCGGCGCCAGGCTGGCCTTCACTTTCGACGGTCGGCCACTGACCGGGCGCGCGGGCGACACCGTCGCGGCCGCGCTGCTGGCCAACGGCGTCACGGCCTGTCGCGCGACGCCGGTCTCGGGCGCGCCGCGCGCACCTTATTGCATGATGGGCATCTGCTTTGAATGCCTGGTCGTCATCGACGGCATCGGCAACCGGCAGGGCTGCCTAGAGCCGCTGCGCGCGGGCATGCGCATAGCGACCCAGCATGGCCGGCGCCAGACCGGACAGGTGCACGGATGA
- the folP gene encoding dihydropteroate synthase: MIWQTARFSIDLTRPRVMGIVNVTPDSFSDGGRHGSTATALQHCEQLLKDGADILDIGGESTRPGSTAVPLEQELARVLPVVRAAVSLGAPVSVDTCKPEVMQAVLDVGADIVNDIRALRQPGAAAVVAAHPRCGVCLMHMHRDPQTMQLAPMHGDVLSQVRSFLEMAAHDLLALGVANHRIVVDPGIGFGKTPEQNFALLAKQPALLAMGYPLLVGWSRKSSLGAATGLALEQRLVPSVTAAVLAVERGASVVRVHDVRETVAALAVWAALQQAG, from the coding sequence ATGATCTGGCAGACCGCGCGCTTTTCCATTGACCTGACCCGCCCCCGGGTCATGGGCATCGTCAACGTCACGCCGGACTCGTTTTCCGACGGTGGGCGCCATGGCAGCACGGCCACCGCCCTGCAGCATTGCGAGCAACTGCTCAAGGATGGCGCCGACATCCTGGACATCGGCGGCGAGTCGACGCGCCCCGGCAGCACGGCAGTGCCGCTGGAGCAGGAACTGGCCCGCGTGCTGCCCGTGGTGCGCGCTGCGGTTTCTTTGGGCGCTCCGGTTTCCGTCGACACCTGCAAGCCCGAGGTGATGCAGGCGGTGCTCGATGTGGGCGCCGACATCGTCAACGACATCCGGGCGCTGCGCCAGCCCGGGGCTGCGGCCGTCGTCGCGGCGCATCCGCGCTGCGGCGTTTGCCTGATGCATATGCACCGCGACCCGCAGACCATGCAGTTGGCACCGATGCACGGCGATGTGCTGTCTCAGGTGCGCTCATTTTTAGAGATGGCGGCGCATGATCTGCTGGCGCTAGGGGTCGCAAACCATCGCATCGTTGTGGACCCGGGCATTGGTTTTGGCAAAACGCCAGAGCAGAACTTCGCCTTGCTGGCAAAGCAGCCGGCGCTGCTGGCAATGGGCTACCCGCTGCTGGTGGGCTGGTCACGCAAGTCATCCTTGGGGGCTGCGACCGGTTTGGCGCTCGAACAGCGCCTGGTGCCCAGCGTGACGGCGGCCGTGCTGGCGGTCGAGCGCGGCGCATCGGTGGTGCGCGTGCATGATGTGCGCGAAACGGTGGCAGCGCTGGCGGTGTGGGCGGCGCTGCAACAGGCCGGCTGA
- the glmM gene encoding phosphoglucosamine mutase, with amino-acid sequence MTRQHFGTDGIRGTVGQPPITPDFVLRLAHAVGRVLRQTQERPVVLIGKDTRISGYMLESALESGFNSAGVDVVLLGPLPTPGVAYLTCAQRASLGVVISASHNPYPDNGIKFFSAQGSKLSDAWEQAVETALGEPPAWTNSANLGKARRLNDAAERYIEFCKNTFAQDLSLKGLKIVLDAAHGAAYQVGPKVLRELEAEVIAIGCSPDGLNINHEVGATHPDTLVRAVHAHHADYGIALDGDADRVLIVDATGRLYNGDELLYLMVADRMGRDEHVPGVVGTLMTNRAVELALQARGVEFVRAKVGDRYILEELTRRDWALGGEGSGHLLALDRHTTGDGIGSALQVLQACVRSRSTLAQLLAAVTLYPQVLLNVRLPPDQDWTTNRLLADAIQAVEQQLGASGRVLIRASGTEPLLRVMVEARDAQLADSCAQRLANAARAGWQGHTSLKNAPPMGAN; translated from the coding sequence ATGACGCGCCAACACTTCGGCACCGATGGCATTCGCGGCACCGTCGGGCAGCCGCCGATCACGCCCGATTTCGTCTTGCGCCTGGCCCACGCCGTGGGCCGCGTGCTGCGCCAGACGCAAGAGCGCCCTGTCGTGTTGATCGGCAAGGACACCCGGATTTCCGGCTACATGCTCGAAAGCGCGCTGGAGTCGGGCTTCAACTCCGCCGGGGTCGACGTGGTGTTGCTAGGCCCTCTGCCCACGCCCGGCGTGGCCTACCTGACCTGCGCCCAGCGCGCCAGCCTGGGGGTGGTCATCAGCGCGAGCCACAACCCGTATCCCGACAACGGCATCAAATTCTTCAGCGCCCAGGGCAGCAAGCTGTCCGACGCCTGGGAGCAGGCCGTGGAAACGGCACTGGGCGAGCCGCCGGCATGGACCAACTCCGCCAACCTGGGCAAGGCGCGGCGGCTCAATGATGCGGCCGAGCGCTATATCGAATTTTGCAAAAACACCTTTGCGCAGGATCTGTCCCTCAAGGGGCTGAAAATCGTGCTCGACGCAGCCCATGGCGCGGCCTACCAGGTGGGCCCCAAGGTCTTGCGTGAACTGGAGGCCGAGGTGATCGCCATCGGTTGCTCGCCCGATGGCCTGAACATCAACCATGAGGTAGGCGCTACGCACCCCGACACCCTGGTGCGCGCGGTCCATGCCCACCATGCGGACTACGGCATTGCGCTCGATGGCGACGCAGACCGTGTGCTGATCGTTGACGCCACCGGGCGCCTGTACAACGGCGACGAACTGCTGTACCTGATGGTCGCGGACCGCATGGGCCGCGACGAGCATGTGCCCGGCGTGGTCGGCACCCTGATGACGAACCGGGCGGTCGAACTGGCCTTGCAGGCCCGGGGCGTGGAATTCGTGCGCGCCAAGGTCGGCGACCGCTACATCCTGGAAGAACTGACGCGCCGCGACTGGGCGCTCGGGGGCGAAGGGTCCGGGCACCTGCTGGCACTGGACCGGCACACCACGGGCGATGGCATCGGCAGCGCCCTGCAGGTGCTGCAAGCCTGTGTGCGCAGCCGCAGCACGCTGGCGCAGTTGCTGGCCGCAGTGACGCTGTACCCCCAGGTGCTGCTCAATGTCCGCTTGCCCCCGGACCAGGACTGGACGACGAACCGGCTGCTGGCCGACGCCATCCAGGCGGTCGAGCAGCAACTGGGCGCATCGGGCCGCGTGCTCATCCGCGCCAGCGGCACCGAGCCTCTGCTGCGCGTCATGGTCGAGGCCCGCGACGCGCAACTGGCCGACAGTTGCGCCCAACGGCTGGCAAATGCCGCCCGCGCCGGATGGCAAGGGCATACTTCCTTGAAAAATGCACCCCCCATGGGCGCCAACTGA
- a CDS encoding ABC transporter permease gives MRSNGPLALVFHTLFVVFMLAPLVIVCIVAFTPQGYLSLPTQGLSLRWFKAIFAYPEFLRAFYTSLWLAALSSGIVIALAVPAALAIARYRFVGREAITALFMSPLMVPHVVLGIAFLRFFTQIGLSGSFTGLVLSHCLIIFPFALRLVLAASYGMDRRIEQAAISLGAGALTVFRRVTLPLILPGIVSGWLLAAINSFDEVTMTVFIASPATSTLPVRMFLYLQDNIDPLIAAISACLIALTAALLFVFDRLYGLDRLFAGAAK, from the coding sequence ATGAGAAGCAACGGCCCCCTGGCGCTGGTTTTCCACACGCTGTTCGTGGTGTTCATGCTGGCGCCGCTGGTGATCGTCTGCATCGTCGCCTTCACGCCGCAGGGCTATCTTTCACTGCCGACGCAGGGCCTGAGCCTGCGCTGGTTCAAGGCGATCTTCGCTTACCCCGAATTCCTGCGCGCCTTCTACACCTCGCTCTGGCTCGCGGCGCTGTCCTCGGGCATCGTGATCGCGCTGGCCGTGCCGGCGGCGCTGGCCATTGCCCGCTACCGCTTCGTTGGCCGCGAGGCGATCACGGCCTTGTTCATGTCGCCGCTGATGGTGCCGCATGTCGTGCTCGGCATCGCCTTCCTGCGGTTTTTCACGCAGATCGGCCTGTCGGGCAGCTTCACCGGGCTGGTGCTCAGCCATTGTCTGATCATTTTTCCCTTTGCCCTGCGGCTCGTGCTCGCCGCCTCCTACGGTATGGACCGCCGGATCGAGCAGGCGGCGATCTCGCTCGGCGCTGGCGCGCTGACGGTGTTCCGGCGGGTGACGCTGCCGCTGATCCTGCCCGGCATCGTCTCGGGCTGGCTGCTGGCTGCGATCAACTCCTTCGACGAGGTCACGATGACGGTGTTCATTGCCTCGCCGGCGACCAGCACGCTGCCGGTCAGGATGTTTCTCTACCTTCAGGACAATATCGATCCGCTGATCGCCGCCATTTCCGCCTGCCTGATCGCGCTGACGGCCGCGCTGCTGTTCGTTTTCGACAGACTCTATGGGCTCGATCGGCTGTTCGCGGGCGCCGCAAAGTGA